The following coding sequences lie in one beta proteobacterium CB genomic window:
- a CDS encoding Group 2 family glycosyl transferase — protein sequence MSQTDHRFRLVVSDNSSTDELRKLIDPRENLVYIKRPKVFTGIDHGNICLSEITTEYFTFFHDDDLMLPNYVADFWRAQSVFPTAVAFGANALVECHGKFTGLSFKSARHYVSPITPDNLLRRYFSHHHLGIAPLPSYIYKKEALQNLRFDVSGGKYSDVQWLSSWAARGLMIWIAEPTMVYRLHESNDGNFESRHDRLRFLAYLKSSRNIFSPEILSDYRFFLYKKFLPSLKAKGHEKVHHLLSQFISVHRYQRLCRLSFYQALINKALIKFFLSLNKKV from the coding sequence ATGTCTCAAACGGATCATCGATTTCGCTTGGTGGTTTCAGATAATTCGAGCACGGATGAGTTGCGTAAACTCATTGATCCTCGAGAAAACTTGGTTTACATCAAACGTCCAAAGGTATTTACTGGCATTGATCATGGCAACATCTGCCTATCAGAAATTACAACAGAATATTTCACTTTTTTTCATGACGATGATTTGATGTTGCCAAATTATGTGGCTGATTTTTGGAGGGCGCAGAGCGTGTTTCCTACTGCAGTAGCTTTTGGTGCTAATGCGCTAGTAGAGTGCCATGGAAAATTTACCGGCTTATCTTTTAAGTCTGCACGACATTACGTTAGCCCCATAACTCCAGATAATTTATTGCGTAGGTATTTTTCCCATCACCATTTAGGCATTGCACCATTGCCTTCTTATATCTATAAGAAAGAAGCGCTGCAAAACTTGCGTTTTGATGTTTCTGGTGGCAAATACTCTGATGTTCAGTGGCTCTCTAGCTGGGCTGCAAGAGGGCTTATGATTTGGATTGCAGAGCCTACGATGGTCTATCGTTTACATGAGAGCAATGATGGTAACTTTGAGTCACGTCATGACCGCTTACGGTTTTTAGCGTACTTAAAAAGTTCTCGTAATATATTTAGTCCTGAAATATTGAGTGACTATCGCTTTTTTTTATACAAGAAGTTTCTGCCTAGTTTGAAAGCGAAGGGCCATGAAAAAGTACATCATTTGCTTTCTCAATTTATTTCTGTACATCGTTATCAAAGATTATGTCGCCTCAGTTTCTATCAAGCCCTAATCAACAAGGCATTAATCAAATTCTTTCTGAGCCTAAATAAAAAAGTATGA
- a CDS encoding CDP-glucose 4,6-dehydratase, producing MSTAERAKTGSVNPSFWGGKRVFLTGHTGFKGGWLSLWLSSMGAKVTGYALAPNTIPNFYEVANVAGELEQSHIADIRDLEKLQKAMADAKPEIVIHMAAQPLVRYSYANPVETYATNVMGTVHVLESIRALNSVRAAVIVTTDKCYENKEWAWGYRENEPMGGHDPYSNSKGCAELVTSAYRQSYFSPEKYSTHKVAIASARAGNVIGGGDWSEDRLIPDAIKAFEAQEALMIRNPLATRPWQHVLEPLSGYLVLAQALYEKVAQFDGGWNFGPRDEDARSVQEVINLLIQSWGSPASWKQDQGEQPHEAHSLKLDCSKARQYLGWVPQWSLERAIENITQWQQAYQQQGNMREISLQQIASYQNS from the coding sequence ATGTCTACTGCTGAGCGCGCCAAGACTGGGTCAGTAAACCCATCCTTCTGGGGTGGTAAGCGTGTTTTCTTAACCGGGCACACTGGTTTTAAGGGTGGATGGCTTTCTTTATGGCTATCTTCCATGGGGGCAAAGGTTACTGGATATGCATTAGCGCCCAATACAATCCCGAACTTTTATGAAGTGGCCAATGTTGCTGGTGAACTTGAGCAATCCCATATTGCCGATATTCGTGATTTAGAGAAACTGCAAAAGGCGATGGCAGATGCTAAGCCTGAAATTGTGATTCATATGGCAGCGCAACCTTTGGTGCGCTACTCTTATGCAAATCCAGTTGAAACCTATGCTACTAATGTCATGGGTACGGTTCATGTTCTTGAGAGTATTCGCGCGCTTAATTCGGTGCGCGCAGCAGTCATTGTGACGACCGATAAATGCTATGAGAACAAAGAGTGGGCCTGGGGTTATCGTGAGAATGAGCCTATGGGTGGCCATGATCCTTATAGTAATAGCAAGGGTTGTGCCGAGCTAGTAACTAGCGCATATCGACAATCCTATTTTTCTCCCGAGAAATATTCCACGCATAAAGTGGCTATAGCCTCTGCTCGTGCTGGCAATGTAATCGGTGGAGGGGACTGGTCTGAGGATCGCTTAATTCCAGATGCTATTAAAGCATTTGAAGCTCAAGAAGCTTTGATGATTCGCAATCCTTTGGCAACACGTCCTTGGCAACATGTTTTGGAACCCTTGTCTGGTTATCTTGTTCTAGCTCAGGCGCTTTATGAAAAAGTCGCTCAATTTGATGGTGGTTGGAATTTTGGGCCACGCGACGAAGACGCAAGATCTGTTCAAGAGGTGATCAACTTACTTATCCAGAGCTGGGGATCACCTGCCAGTTGGAAGCAAGATCAAGGCGAGCAACCGCATGAGGCACATTCCTTGAAACTCGATTGCTCAAAAGCCCGTCAGTATCTCGGTTGGGTTCCACAGTGGAGTCTTGAGCGGGCGATTGAGAATATTACGCAGTGGCAGCAAGCCTATCAACAACAAGGCAATATGCGCGAAATAAGCTTGCAGCAAATTGCTAGTTATCAAAATTCTTAA
- a CDS encoding Glucose-1-phosphate cytidylyltransferase has translation MKAVILAGGLGTRIAEETSSRPKPMVEVGGKPILWHIMKMYSAHGVNDFVICCGYKGYMIKEYFANYFLHMSDVTFDMANNNAMEIHQQYAEPWKITLIDTGENTLTGGRLKRVRQYLGDEDFCFTYGDGVGDVDLTKLIAFHKAHGKQATVTAVQPPGRFGALDMDGSAVKSFVEKPHGDGMYINGGFFVLSPKVIDLIEDDSTIWERKPLESLATANQLQAFTHNGFWQPMDTLRDKQHLEELWASGKAPWKVWA, from the coding sequence ATGAAGGCTGTCATCTTAGCTGGTGGTTTGGGCACCAGAATCGCCGAGGAAACTTCTTCTCGCCCTAAACCCATGGTTGAGGTGGGTGGGAAGCCTATTTTGTGGCACATCATGAAGATGTATTCTGCCCATGGGGTGAATGATTTTGTGATTTGCTGTGGCTATAAGGGCTACATGATCAAGGAGTATTTTGCTAATTACTTCTTGCATATGTCCGATGTTACTTTTGACATGGCTAATAACAATGCCATGGAAATTCACCAACAGTATGCCGAGCCTTGGAAAATTACCTTAATAGATACCGGTGAGAATACTTTAACTGGTGGACGTCTTAAGCGGGTTCGTCAGTACCTGGGCGATGAAGATTTTTGCTTCACTTATGGCGATGGTGTGGGTGATGTTGATCTGACTAAGTTGATTGCCTTTCATAAGGCGCATGGCAAGCAAGCTACTGTTACTGCTGTTCAGCCACCAGGTCGTTTTGGTGCCTTAGATATGGACGGCTCTGCTGTGAAGAGTTTTGTTGAAAAGCCCCATGGTGATGGCATGTATATCAACGGTGGCTTTTTTGTGCTCTCTCCAAAGGTGATTGATTTAATTGAAGATGACAGCACAATTTGGGAGCGTAAGCCATTGGAGTCTTTGGCTACAGCAAACCAGTTGCAAGCCTTTACGCACAATGGTTTTTGGCAGCCCATGGATACCTTGCGCGATAAGCAGCATCTTGAAGAATTATGGGCCAGCGGTAAGGCTCCCTGGAAGGTTTGGGCTTAA
- a CDS encoding Methyltransferase FkbM, which translates to MPSVYRESFKMKKINSYVIYSAGETGRQAADLLLEKNQRVLAIFDRNPKVSNYSGVDVLRINEWTRPSNMEEISCINAIHNHYIDPKPIDDDLKAVGFGEVLNMVEFSKLWPFPDKYWLSSSFSYDSRLPQLERLLPLLADDLSKRVLSDTWGYWSRGALQLCPEPSLYDEYVPTDVPRYPEVLRLIDCGASNGSTLTRLAKAGYQLEAALAFEPDPVNFKKLLAKTNDFNLMPLPLGLWSSEMQLSFAANSDNSLASGLDAGGATLIQCASLDSVAINFNPNLIKFDIEGSELEVLHGAKNLVCKYRPNLCVSVYHRPGDPLDILDLLASWDLGYQFYLRCHEYNTYGLVLYCISEK; encoded by the coding sequence TTGCCCAGCGTCTACCGAGAAAGTTTCAAGATGAAAAAAATAAATAGCTATGTTATATACAGTGCTGGTGAAACTGGTAGGCAGGCTGCGGATTTATTGCTGGAAAAAAATCAGAGAGTCCTCGCAATTTTTGATCGCAATCCAAAAGTAAGCAATTACAGTGGCGTTGATGTCTTGCGGATTAATGAATGGACGCGCCCTTCCAATATGGAAGAGATTTCTTGTATCAACGCTATTCATAACCATTATATTGACCCCAAGCCTATTGATGATGACTTAAAGGCGGTGGGGTTCGGTGAAGTGCTTAATATGGTCGAATTTTCTAAACTATGGCCATTCCCAGATAAGTACTGGCTTTCGAGTTCGTTTTCTTATGATTCACGCCTCCCTCAGCTAGAGCGCCTCCTACCCTTATTGGCTGATGATTTAAGTAAAAGAGTCCTCTCAGATACTTGGGGCTATTGGAGTAGAGGCGCCTTGCAGCTCTGTCCTGAACCGAGTCTATATGATGAGTATGTGCCCACTGATGTGCCTAGATATCCTGAGGTTTTGCGCTTAATTGATTGTGGCGCATCCAATGGAAGCACTCTTACTAGATTGGCTAAGGCCGGATATCAATTAGAGGCTGCCCTGGCATTTGAGCCGGATCCGGTTAATTTTAAGAAGCTACTTGCAAAAACTAATGACTTTAATCTAATGCCACTCCCGTTGGGTTTATGGTCTAGTGAGATGCAGTTAAGCTTTGCTGCCAATTCTGATAATTCATTAGCGAGCGGATTGGATGCTGGTGGTGCTACGCTGATTCAGTGTGCATCCCTAGATAGTGTTGCCATTAACTTTAATCCAAACTTGATTAAATTTGATATCGAGGGATCGGAGTTGGAGGTGTTGCATGGAGCAAAGAATCTCGTATGTAAATACCGACCTAACCTCTGCGTTTCTGTTTACCATCGGCCCGGTGATCCCTTGGATATATTGGATTTATTAGCATCATGGGATTTGGGCTATCAATTTTATTTGCGTTGCCATGAATACAATACTTATGGCTTAGTTTTATATTGTATTAGTGAGAAATGA
- a CDS encoding Glutamine--scyllo-inositol transaminase, with protein sequence MTETSISVDQFAKDKIRKQILALVQEYSALEFAPKKFIPGQTVVPPSGKLIDSKELENMVEASLDGWLTTGRFNDLFEKKLAEFIGVKHLITVNSGSSANLVAFSTLTSSKLGDRAIKKGDEVIGVAAGFPTTVNPIVQFGAVPVFVDVDPITHNIDASKIEEAISPKTKAIMLAHSLGNPFNLDVVTAICKKHNLWLVEDCCDALGTTYKGQMVGTFGDIGTLSFYPAHHITMGEGGAVFTNNYELKQIAESFRDWGRDCYCPPGKDNTCGKRFAWKLGDLPFGYDHKYTYSHLGYNLKITDMQAACALAQLEKAPAFIQARKDNFKFLKDRLASCEEFLQLPEATEGSDPSWFGFPITLKEGCPVSRVDLTTYLDQNKIGTRLLFAGNLVRQPYMKDALYRISGELKNTDTVMNNTFWIGVQPALTKEMLEYTVTQIETFLGVNF encoded by the coding sequence ATGACCGAAACTTCTATATCTGTTGATCAGTTTGCTAAAGATAAAATTCGCAAACAAATTCTGGCCTTAGTTCAAGAGTATTCAGCGCTAGAGTTTGCTCCGAAGAAATTTATTCCTGGTCAAACAGTGGTTCCTCCTTCGGGCAAGTTAATTGACTCTAAAGAGTTGGAAAACATGGTCGAGGCATCTTTAGATGGGTGGCTTACCACTGGGCGCTTTAATGATCTCTTTGAAAAGAAGCTGGCTGAATTTATTGGTGTTAAGCACCTTATTACCGTGAATTCGGGTTCGTCTGCGAACTTGGTAGCCTTTTCAACATTAACTTCATCTAAGCTGGGCGATCGTGCCATTAAAAAGGGTGATGAAGTGATTGGTGTTGCTGCTGGCTTCCCAACAACGGTTAATCCGATTGTGCAATTTGGAGCGGTTCCCGTTTTTGTAGACGTCGATCCAATCACTCACAATATTGATGCTTCGAAAATTGAAGAAGCAATTAGCCCAAAAACAAAAGCCATTATGTTGGCGCACTCTTTGGGTAATCCCTTCAACTTAGATGTGGTTACTGCGATTTGCAAAAAGCACAACCTCTGGTTAGTAGAAGATTGCTGCGATGCCTTAGGCACTACTTACAAAGGTCAAATGGTTGGTACTTTTGGCGATATTGGCACACTCAGTTTTTATCCAGCGCACCATATTACGATGGGTGAAGGCGGTGCTGTATTTACCAATAACTATGAGCTAAAGCAAATTGCGGAGAGCTTTAGAGATTGGGGTCGTGACTGCTATTGCCCCCCAGGTAAGGACAATACTTGTGGCAAGCGCTTTGCTTGGAAGTTAGGCGATCTACCGTTTGGTTACGATCATAAGTACACCTATAGTCATTTGGGTTACAACCTCAAGATTACTGATATGCAGGCAGCTTGCGCATTGGCGCAATTAGAAAAAGCACCTGCATTTATTCAGGCTCGTAAAGATAACTTTAAGTTTTTAAAGGATCGTCTTGCCTCCTGCGAGGAGTTTTTGCAGTTGCCAGAAGCCACCGAAGGCTCAGATCCATCTTGGTTTGGTTTTCCAATTACCTTAAAGGAGGGTTGCCCCGTTTCTCGTGTGGATCTAACAACCTATTTGGATCAAAACAAGATCGGTACCAGATTACTTTTTGCGGGCAATCTCGTACGTCAGCCTTATATGAAAGATGCTCTGTACCGTATTAGTGGCGAACTCAAAAATACTGACACCGTGATGAATAATACGTTTTGGATTGGGGTGCAGCCTGCATTAACGAAGGAAATGTTGGAATATACCGTGACTCAAATTGAAACATTCTTGGGCGTCAATTTTTGA
- a CDS encoding Putative fucosyl transferase, translated as MKSASIYADGHKKNSLFSENDPTHTYAPTYTSRLLRQAFLDIGIELNTPDLNEGKEVLFELYVEGQEIQPTAVSKYLIAMENPNINLLNADPVYCSRFKKVFSWNPAIASLPNGILSMVPNEIQIDSFPHFDERPIFSCLINANKRFFHSDQNDLYRERLRLIRWYEKNDPSNFKLFGRGWDKPGPAFTLSERLLRAIKRLRTKFFAYRPFPSYQGEVLDKASTFTKTKFIYCYENSKDIPNYITEKIFDAMMSGGIPIYLGANNITRYIPSDCFVDARNFGSIEELHQHLLNIEPSQYAEMQNNIKLFLCSDLVTPFSSEYFVASIIREIAGSTHHFEMLK; from the coding sequence ATGAAGAGTGCTTCAATCTATGCAGATGGCCATAAAAAAAATTCCCTGTTTTCTGAAAATGATCCAACTCATACCTATGCGCCAACCTACACATCACGATTATTAAGACAAGCATTTTTAGATATTGGAATTGAGTTGAATACACCCGACCTGAACGAGGGAAAGGAGGTGTTATTTGAGCTGTATGTTGAGGGCCAGGAAATTCAACCTACAGCGGTATCAAAATATCTAATCGCAATGGAGAATCCAAACATTAATTTGTTGAATGCTGATCCGGTTTACTGTAGTCGGTTTAAAAAAGTATTTAGCTGGAATCCAGCTATTGCATCCCTTCCGAATGGCATTCTCAGCATGGTTCCAAATGAAATTCAGATTGATTCATTTCCCCATTTCGATGAACGCCCTATTTTTTCGTGTTTGATTAACGCTAATAAACGTTTTTTTCATAGCGATCAAAACGATTTATATCGAGAAAGACTTCGTTTAATACGCTGGTATGAAAAAAATGATCCAAGCAACTTTAAGCTTTTTGGGCGGGGCTGGGATAAGCCTGGGCCAGCATTTACTTTGTCGGAAAGATTGTTAAGGGCGATTAAGAGGTTGCGCACGAAATTTTTTGCATATCGACCTTTTCCAAGTTATCAGGGGGAGGTTCTGGATAAGGCCAGTACTTTTACAAAAACTAAGTTTATATATTGTTACGAAAATTCAAAAGACATTCCAAACTATATTACTGAAAAGATATTTGATGCAATGATGTCTGGTGGCATCCCTATCTATTTGGGGGCTAACAATATTACGCGATATATCCCTTCAGATTGTTTTGTAGATGCCAGGAATTTTGGGTCAATAGAAGAATTGCATCAACACCTATTAAATATTGAGCCCAGCCAATATGCAGAAATGCAAAACAACATAAAACTTTTTTTATGTAGTGACTTAGTTACGCCATTTTCATCTGAGTATTTTGTTGCATCAATTATCAGGGAGATCGCTGGATCTACTCATCATTTCGAAATGCTGAAATAA
- the gmd gene encoding GDP-mannose 4,6-dehydratase: MSKVALVLGVQGQDGALLSKHLLDEGYEVFGGARNLDVFNCWRLKSLGIIEKVQLRKYDTLDKESLRKIMTECTPSEIYMLAGNSKTYSSFYGPDGAISEAAHGVTNIFDLCVDLMPHVRIFIASSSEMFGEATPNPDGLINEEVACFPMNPYGLGKLCAFHLARQYRSFHNLHIVNGILFNHESTYRTKHFLTRKITYNLARLRVEGGEPLTLGNLNMERDWSSASDVVKGMHQSILKKEGNDYIFASGKTTSVRSFLALAATAAGFEPIFTGSGLEEKCYCKKTNQLLVEVSMKHFREIDTPGMAGDFTKARELLGWAPTKSVEVIASEMVAEDLQRWRLGEISH; the protein is encoded by the coding sequence ATGAGCAAGGTTGCTCTTGTTTTGGGTGTACAGGGTCAGGATGGCGCTCTCCTATCTAAGCACTTGCTGGATGAGGGGTATGAGGTATTTGGCGGCGCCCGCAATTTAGATGTGTTTAATTGCTGGCGTCTGAAGAGTCTCGGGATCATCGAGAAGGTGCAGTTAAGGAAATACGACACTCTAGACAAGGAAAGTCTGAGAAAAATCATGACCGAGTGTACGCCATCTGAGATATATATGTTGGCGGGAAATTCGAAAACCTATTCTTCCTTTTATGGGCCGGATGGGGCTATTAGCGAAGCAGCTCATGGCGTAACAAATATATTTGATTTATGCGTTGATTTAATGCCTCATGTCCGCATTTTTATTGCCTCAAGTTCCGAAATGTTTGGCGAGGCGACTCCCAATCCAGATGGACTCATTAATGAAGAAGTCGCTTGTTTTCCCATGAATCCTTATGGATTGGGTAAGCTATGTGCATTCCATTTGGCAAGACAATATCGAAGCTTTCACAATCTACATATTGTTAATGGAATCCTATTCAATCATGAGAGCACGTATCGAACAAAGCATTTTTTAACAAGAAAAATTACCTACAATTTGGCGAGATTGAGGGTCGAGGGCGGTGAGCCTCTAACGCTTGGAAACTTGAATATGGAGCGCGACTGGTCATCTGCCAGTGATGTTGTTAAAGGCATGCATCAGTCAATCTTGAAAAAAGAAGGCAACGATTACATATTTGCATCAGGCAAAACTACCTCAGTCAGAAGCTTTTTAGCCTTGGCTGCAACAGCCGCAGGATTTGAGCCAATTTTTACTGGCAGTGGGCTCGAAGAAAAATGCTACTGTAAAAAAACGAACCAGTTATTAGTCGAAGTGAGTATGAAGCATTTCCGCGAGATTGATACTCCGGGAATGGCGGGGGATTTTACAAAGGCACGCGAATTACTTGGGTGGGCACCAACCAAGTCAGTTGAAGTAATTGCAAGCGAAATGGTGGCTGAAGATCTTCAGAGATGGAGACTTGGCGAGATCTCTCATTAA
- a CDS encoding NAD-dependent epimerase/dehydratase has product MTKLDQKIYVAGHRGMVGSAIVRNLQAKGFKNIVVRTHAQLDLTNQAGVQEFFELERPDQVYLAAARVGGIYANNTFPAEFIYDNLMVQANVIHQSFLSGVKKLLFLGSSCIYPKLASQPMGEDALLTGKLEPTNEPYAVAKIAGIKMCESYNRQYGQSHGVDYRSVMPTNLYGPGDNYHPENSHVIPALIRRFHEAKVANAPEVIIWGTGTPRREFLYVDDMAAASVFVMELPKDVYDQHAQPMESHINVGFGSDVTIAQLATAVANATGYQGPINFDPSKPDGAPRKWMDSSRLNRLGWNANVGLDEGLRIAYQAFLTQSKV; this is encoded by the coding sequence ATGACTAAGCTTGATCAAAAAATTTATGTAGCAGGGCACCGTGGCATGGTAGGCTCTGCCATTGTTCGTAACTTGCAAGCTAAGGGCTTCAAAAATATTGTTGTCCGTACTCATGCGCAGTTAGATTTAACGAATCAAGCGGGGGTCCAAGAGTTCTTTGAATTAGAGCGGCCCGATCAAGTCTATTTAGCTGCTGCAAGAGTAGGCGGTATTTATGCTAACAATACATTCCCAGCCGAGTTCATTTACGACAATTTAATGGTTCAAGCTAACGTTATTCATCAATCCTTTCTTAGTGGTGTAAAAAAACTTCTTTTTTTAGGTTCTAGCTGTATTTATCCCAAGCTAGCTTCTCAACCGATGGGTGAAGATGCACTTCTCACGGGTAAGTTGGAGCCCACTAATGAGCCTTATGCTGTCGCTAAGATTGCTGGCATCAAGATGTGTGAAAGCTATAACCGTCAATATGGGCAAAGCCATGGAGTTGATTATCGCTCTGTGATGCCGACTAATTTATATGGCCCAGGCGATAACTATCACCCTGAAAATAGCCATGTGATTCCTGCGCTTATTAGGAGATTTCATGAGGCTAAAGTGGCCAATGCTCCTGAGGTAATTATCTGGGGTACAGGGACTCCAAGACGAGAGTTTTTGTATGTAGATGACATGGCTGCCGCTTCGGTTTTTGTCATGGAGCTGCCTAAGGATGTTTATGATCAGCATGCGCAACCAATGGAAAGTCATATTAATGTTGGGTTTGGTAGTGATGTTACTATTGCGCAATTGGCAACTGCAGTAGCGAATGCGACAGGGTACCAAGGACCAATTAATTTTGATCCATCAAAACCTGATGGTGCCCCGAGAAAGTGGATGGACTCTAGTCGTTTGAATCGGTTGGGGTGGAATGCGAATGTGGGTTTAGATGAAGGTTTGAGAATAGCTTATCAAGCATTTCTGACGCAGTCTAAAGTCTGA
- a CDS encoding N-acetylneuraminic acid synthase, N-terminal domain protein, which translates to MSKLKTIPPVKIIAEIGINHNGQRDIAVQLIDAAKKAGVQCIKFQYRNLNRTYLGNKNEIGDEILDTEIRRSYLSPDQLNELCAYGKSCGLEVGISFFIVEDIDDFHGTLSNYDFFKVPSPELKNVELINKLLGLGRDVYISTGAHDEQAVKETFKALTGDNWNPFHCISNYPTELFNSRLSYLKYLQKTWNRPVGYSSHESDWRACIAALALGARWIERHITLDKEMDGLDHSTSSTPDEFADLAIYAKYADAMLDGDSPRVANQGERMNLQNLGRSYHIIKPIGAGMVLTEDAISYRSPATGIGMNQIKEFLGKKLLRDGYVGQPLSESLFSVIPELTVDQIKFLNSNKVSLPARFHDLSRLREAFPIQNFEMHLSYTELSSEIDESLFRAEERYSIHLPDYISSTELINPFSKNQSIKERSIKIFENTLALATHLFELTGVRISLVSSLSVVDDGIENFYKDCSALTKQYSNAGVELTFQTLPPFAWYFGGSVPLNAYCAPVDWDFIAELEIPITLDLSHLIMCCNYYHADLQAAINQLLPTTKHVHLSLADGVDGEGVGFSELSSQNKELIQRILALHQVKVIEVWQGHLNEFSGFRDSITQLYSLARGN; encoded by the coding sequence ATGAGTAAGTTAAAGACAATCCCCCCAGTCAAGATCATTGCCGAAATTGGGATTAATCACAACGGTCAGAGGGACATTGCTGTCCAGCTAATCGATGCCGCCAAAAAAGCGGGTGTTCAGTGTATAAAATTTCAGTACAGGAATCTAAATAGAACTTATTTAGGCAATAAGAATGAAATTGGAGATGAAATTTTAGATACAGAAATACGTCGCTCTTATTTAAGTCCAGATCAGCTTAATGAATTGTGTGCTTATGGAAAGTCTTGTGGTTTAGAGGTTGGGATTAGTTTTTTTATAGTTGAGGATATCGATGACTTTCATGGCACCCTCTCAAATTATGATTTCTTTAAAGTCCCCTCCCCAGAGTTAAAGAATGTTGAGTTAATTAATAAGTTACTAGGTCTTGGGCGAGATGTTTATATTTCTACTGGGGCTCATGATGAACAAGCTGTCAAGGAAACATTTAAGGCTCTCACTGGAGATAATTGGAACCCATTCCACTGCATTTCAAATTACCCCACTGAACTATTTAATTCACGACTGAGCTATTTGAAGTACTTGCAAAAGACATGGAATAGGCCAGTTGGTTATTCAAGTCATGAATCAGATTGGCGAGCATGCATTGCCGCATTAGCATTGGGTGCGAGGTGGATTGAGCGGCATATTACCCTAGATAAGGAAATGGATGGCTTGGATCACTCTACAAGTTCAACTCCTGATGAATTTGCTGATCTTGCAATTTATGCGAAGTATGCTGATGCTATGCTTGATGGCGATTCCCCAAGAGTTGCAAATCAGGGCGAAAGAATGAATCTGCAGAATCTAGGACGCTCGTATCACATCATCAAGCCCATCGGAGCTGGTATGGTACTAACGGAGGATGCAATCTCATATCGATCTCCTGCCACTGGAATTGGTATGAATCAAATTAAAGAGTTTCTCGGTAAGAAATTATTGCGGGATGGGTATGTAGGGCAACCTTTAAGTGAGTCATTATTTTCTGTTATCCCTGAGTTGACGGTAGATCAGATCAAATTTTTGAATAGCAATAAGGTAAGTCTTCCGGCGCGGTTTCATGATCTTTCCAGGCTAAGAGAAGCATTTCCAATTCAGAACTTTGAGATGCATCTTTCTTATACTGAACTGAGTTCGGAGATTGACGAATCTCTATTTAGGGCTGAAGAGCGCTATTCGATTCACTTACCTGATTATATTTCCTCAACAGAGTTGATTAATCCCTTTTCAAAAAATCAAAGCATCAAGGAAAGAAGTATCAAAATTTTTGAAAATACATTAGCTTTAGCTACTCACTTATTCGAGTTAACAGGAGTTAGGATTTCTCTGGTGTCAAGTTTGTCTGTTGTGGATGATGGTATTGAAAATTTTTATAAAGACTGTAGTGCGCTGACTAAGCAATATAGTAACGCTGGTGTTGAGCTTACATTTCAAACCTTGCCACCATTTGCTTGGTATTTTGGGGGAAGTGTTCCTCTGAATGCTTATTGTGCGCCAGTAGATTGGGACTTTATAGCTGAGCTGGAAATTCCAATTACATTGGATCTAAGTCACCTTATTATGTGCTGCAATTACTATCATGCTGATTTACAGGCTGCGATTAATCAACTGCTTCCTACGACTAAACACGTCCATTTATCACTTGCAGATGGAGTGGATGGGGAGGGCGTTGGTTTTTCTGAGCTTTCTAGCCAGAACAAAGAACTTATTCAGCGGATTCTTGCTTTGCATCAAGTAAAAGTCATAGAGGTATGGCAAGGTCATCTTAATGAATTTTCTGGCTTTAGAGATTCCATCACGCAACTGTATAGCTTAGCTCGAGGGAATTGA